In the genome of Actinomycetota bacterium, the window CGGCGCCAAATGCTCGGGTGGCCATTGTTGCTGCCTCGTGGCATGTGGAGGTGATGGATGGCCTCGTCTCCGGAGCCGAGCGTGCGTGTCTGGCTGCTGGCGCCACGTCCCGCATCATTCGCGTAGCCGGATCCTTCGAACTGCCGATCGTGGCCAAGGCTTGTGCGTCCTCCGACGAATTCGACGTCGTCGTCGCACTCGGCGTCGTGATTCGCGGCGATACCCCGCACTTTGAGTATGTCTGCGCTGCTGCGACCGATGGGCTCGCGCAGGTGGCCTTGGATTATCTGGTTCCAGTCGGTTTTGGCTTGCTGACGTGTGACACCGAGGCCCAAGCGCTCGCGCGCGCTGGACTGCCTGGTTCAAATGAGGACAAGGGCTTTGAGGCAACCCAGGCGGCCTTGGCCACCTGGCACACCGTCGCCAGCATCACGGGAGACTCAGGTCCTCAGTAGGCTGCTTCTGTGAAGACCTTCGACGAGCTGTATTTCGAACTTGTAGAAAAGACTGCCTCGCACGAGGAGGACTCCGGCACGGTGAAACTGGTCGAGCTAGGGGTTCACGCCATCGGCAAGAAGGTGGTCGAAGAAGCGGCAGAAGTCTGGATGGCTGCTGAACATGAAGGACCGGACCGAACTGCCGAAGAGATCGCGCAGTTGCTCTACCACCTGCAGGTGATGATGATTGCGAGCAATATCTCCCTCGACGACGTGTATCGGCGGTTGTAGTTCTCATGTTGAAAGTGGCTCTGCCCAACAAGGGGCAATTGGCTGAACCTGCGCGCGCAATGCTTCAGGAGGCGGGCTATCTGCGCAGTGCAGGAATCCGCGACCTGGTCGTGAACGACCCGGTCAATGATGTCGAGTTCTACTTCCTTCGCCCCAAGGACATCGCACTGTATGTCGGTGAAGGCACTTTGGACATCGGCATCACCGGCCGCGACATGCTGCTGGATTCTGGAGCGCAGGCAACAGAGTTGCTTTCGCTTGGATTTGCGCCCTCGACCTTCCGGTTGGCTGCTCCGATCGGCAAGTACGACTCGGTCGCTGATCTGGCGGGCAAGCGCATCGCAACTTCCTACGACGGACTCCTACGAGCATGGCTGTCGCAGACGCAGATTGATGCCACAGTCATACGGCTGGATGGAGCCGTTGAGAATGCCGTCGCGCTTGGCGTCGCCGATGCCGTCGCTGACGTGGTGGCCACCGGCACCACGATGCGGCGCGCCGGCTTGGAAGTCATCGGAGAGCCCATCCTCATCTCCGAGGCTCTGGTCGTGCAACGCATCGATGCGCCGGCGAACCCTGCGGTCGAAACGGTGATTCGGCGCTTGCAGAGCGTGATGGTCGCCCGCACCTTCGTCCTGGTCGACTACGACATCCGCCAGACCGCGCTCGCTGAAGCGTGTGCGATCACGCCCGGTATCGAATCGCCAACTGTCTCGCCACTGCAGGACTCGGATTGGTCAGCTGTTCGGGCAATGGTGCCAGCCACTGATATTCACCGCGTCATGGACGATCTCTATGAGCTTGGCGCGCGGGGAATTCTCGTGACCGATATCCACGCCTGCCGCCTGTGACGTGACCCACCCAGATCTAGGTCGCGGTCGTTCTTTGGCCTCTCCCGCATTCGCTGGCGATGACGGCGCTGCTGATCCTGTCCTGCGTCGGTCCTTGGCTCAGGGCGCAGTAGCCCTGACCTCTGGCATTGCGCGGGATCTTCCACTTGAGTTGCTGATGGACTCCAGACTCCTTGTCGCAGTGGTGGCCACGGCCGACGAAGTCGATGATGTCGGCGCCGACAAGGACAGTCACATGTCCGTAGTCTCGATGGTCAGCGCGACAGGAGAGCGAGGGCTCCTGGCCTTCACCGGCCTGGATT includes:
- a CDS encoding phosphoribosyl-ATP diphosphatase, giving the protein MKTFDELYFELVEKTASHEEDSGTVKLVELGVHAIGKKVVEEAAEVWMAAEHEGPDRTAEEIAQLLYHLQVMMIASNISLDDVYRRL
- the hisG gene encoding ATP phosphoribosyltransferase gives rise to the protein MLKVALPNKGQLAEPARAMLQEAGYLRSAGIRDLVVNDPVNDVEFYFLRPKDIALYVGEGTLDIGITGRDMLLDSGAQATELLSLGFAPSTFRLAAPIGKYDSVADLAGKRIATSYDGLLRAWLSQTQIDATVIRLDGAVENAVALGVADAVADVVATGTTMRRAGLEVIGEPILISEALVVQRIDAPANPAVETVIRRLQSVMVARTFVLVDYDIRQTALAEACAITPGIESPTVSPLQDSDWSAVRAMVPATDIHRVMDDLYELGARGILVTDIHACRL
- a CDS encoding SseB family protein, with the translated sequence MTHPDLGRGRSLASPAFAGDDGAADPVLRRSLAQGAVALTSGIARDLPLELLMDSRLLVAVVATADEVDDVGADKDSHMSVVSMVSATGERGLLAFTGLDSMAMWDPQARPVPISGPDAAKAALDDGANALVIDVQGPARHIVAGERLAFLSKG
- the ribH gene encoding 6,7-dimethyl-8-ribityllumazine synthase, with amino-acid sequence MSGQGAPALTITAPNARVAIVAASWHVEVMDGLVSGAERACLAAGATSRIIRVAGSFELPIVAKACASSDEFDVVVALGVVIRGDTPHFEYVCAAATDGLAQVALDYLVPVGFGLLTCDTEAQALARAGLPGSNEDKGFEATQAALATWHTVASITGDSGPQ